A DNA window from Pirellulales bacterium contains the following coding sequences:
- the gspG gene encoding type II secretion system major pseudopilin GspG, translated as MERGKGQTRRRSTAAGFTLIEVLLVLIILVIIGSLTVNMFTGTQNLASIRAARAQLSLVDEAVRRYHLDFNKHPPKLTDLWEKPSDSEQAEKWGGPYLTPLKKDPWENDYQYSAQGKKNSSGYDFWSNGPDGKSGTDDDIGNWETK; from the coding sequence ATGGAACGAGGCAAGGGGCAAACGCGGCGGCGATCCACGGCCGCGGGTTTTACGCTCATCGAAGTGTTGCTGGTGCTGATCATCCTGGTCATCATCGGCTCGCTGACCGTGAACATGTTCACCGGCACGCAGAACCTGGCCAGCATCCGTGCCGCCAGGGCGCAGTTGTCGCTCGTGGACGAAGCGGTGCGGCGCTATCACCTCGACTTCAACAAGCATCCGCCGAAGCTGACCGACCTGTGGGAGAAGCCGAGCGATTCCGAGCAGGCCGAGAAGTGGGGGGGCCCCTACCTCACGCCGCTTAAGAAGGATCCCTGGGAGAACGATTACCAATACTCGGCCCAGGGCAAGAAGAACTCGTCGGGGTACGACTTCTGGTCGAACGGCCCCGACGGCAAGAGCGGCACGGACGACGACATCGGCAACTGGGAAACGAAATGA
- a CDS encoding prepilin-type N-terminal cleavage/methylation domain-containing protein codes for MTPRRGVTLVELLLVLVLLVVIGSLAAPTVDNAFVASRLRRGGDRVLAAWSQARIAAIDSGEVTQFTFQLSGDGFRVELWDPLAPQSGASPATSSPSAASVGSAAGATPPGATVAAAGAEKLKPIEGKLPEQITFHAGQIVSVQPEDRRREVASLAPQGGEWSQPILFFPDGSSSDAAVTLATDRKQYQRITLRGLTAVGRASLVMGATELQRHDATQPRTP; via the coding sequence GTGACGCCGCGCCGCGGCGTCACGCTGGTCGAACTCCTCTTGGTGCTCGTGCTGTTGGTGGTCATCGGCAGTCTCGCGGCGCCGACGGTCGACAACGCCTTCGTTGCCTCGAGGCTGCGCCGCGGCGGCGATCGAGTCCTCGCCGCGTGGTCGCAGGCGCGGATCGCGGCGATCGACTCGGGCGAGGTGACGCAATTCACCTTTCAACTGAGCGGCGACGGCTTCCGCGTCGAACTCTGGGATCCGCTGGCGCCGCAATCCGGTGCGAGCCCGGCGACGTCCTCTCCCTCAGCGGCGTCGGTCGGTTCGGCCGCGGGAGCGACGCCGCCCGGGGCCACGGTCGCGGCGGCAGGGGCCGAGAAGCTCAAGCCGATCGAGGGCAAACTCCCCGAGCAGATCACGTTCCATGCGGGGCAAATCGTCTCGGTTCAGCCGGAGGACCGCCGCCGAGAGGTCGCCTCGCTGGCCCCGCAAGGGGGCGAGTGGTCGCAGCCGATTCTGTTCTTCCCCGACGGCAGCTCTTCGGACGCGGCGGTCACCTTGGCGACCGATCGCAAGCAGTACCAGCGGATCACCCTTCGCGGGCTCACTGCCGTCGGACGGGCGAGTTTGGTCATGGGCGCCACCGAGCTTCAGCGTCACGACGCAACCCAGCCGAGGACGCCATGA
- a CDS encoding type II secretion system protein, whose amino-acid sequence MKTRRTHCRQAFTLLEVILALAILGGAVALLGEIMRMANRGAVDARAETQAELLALSVMDELESGYADLASVTRQPLSAVDPETVATDGPWVCSVAVGTSQIIGIVPVEVLVEQDLEQQFNPVRYRLVRWFAEISPSADASSSSAGGGSGGGSL is encoded by the coding sequence ATGAAGACTCGTCGCACGCATTGTCGCCAGGCGTTCACCCTGCTGGAAGTGATCCTCGCGCTGGCGATCCTGGGGGGCGCTGTGGCGCTGTTGGGCGAAATCATGCGAATGGCCAACCGCGGCGCCGTCGACGCCCGGGCCGAGACCCAGGCCGAACTCCTCGCCCTGAGCGTTATGGACGAACTCGAATCAGGCTACGCCGATCTCGCGTCGGTCACTCGGCAGCCGTTGTCGGCCGTCGATCCGGAAACGGTCGCGACCGACGGCCCGTGGGTCTGCTCGGTGGCCGTGGGAACATCGCAGATCATCGGGATCGTCCCGGTCGAGGTGCTCGTCGAGCAGGACCTCGAACAGCAATTCAACCCGGTGCGATATCGGCTCGTGCGGTGGTTCGCTGAGATCTCGCCGTCGGCGGATGCGAGTTCGTCGTCGGCCGGCGGCGGATCAGGCGGAGGCAGTCTGTGA
- a CDS encoding type II secretion system protein yields MNATRRFAASRGFTLLEIVLALALSTGVLYLLATAMELFMFRVDSSRSRVEAAQVARAVFDRLDQDLQALRVVPPPRSAGGSGGSGTGAGGDSGGASPGAGAGATDQQGSPTGSSSPSSSQAAPFVGTATELRFDRGAARGWERLTRQLETAEPTAAETFPATVRYWLLDEDRRTAAALAAAGATAEPTKRISGLYRDAIATAAARTAQSSSGIGSIASSAPVGGSTLELPAKADTQLLAPEILELKFAYFDGTNLLEQWDPTVTPGLPVGIEATLRVLETSYEAAVEAQQNAQLERKLVEERHVVVYRRFIRMPSAAPAPPDQMLLRPSQGGGQGGGQGRGGGPGGGQNGGDQQEGEGQVPAA; encoded by the coding sequence GTGAACGCAACGCGTCGATTCGCCGCGTCCCGCGGCTTTACGCTGCTGGAAATCGTCCTGGCGCTTGCGCTGTCGACGGGGGTGTTGTATCTCCTCGCAACGGCGATGGAGTTGTTTATGTTCCGCGTCGATTCGAGCCGCTCGCGCGTCGAGGCGGCCCAGGTCGCGCGGGCCGTGTTCGACCGGCTCGACCAGGACCTGCAGGCGCTGCGCGTCGTCCCGCCGCCGCGCAGCGCGGGGGGCAGCGGCGGCTCGGGAACTGGCGCGGGCGGCGACTCCGGCGGGGCGTCCCCGGGCGCCGGCGCGGGGGCGACGGATCAGCAGGGATCGCCGACCGGATCGTCGTCACCCTCCTCATCGCAAGCAGCTCCGTTCGTCGGCACGGCGACGGAGCTTCGCTTCGACCGGGGCGCCGCGCGCGGGTGGGAACGCCTGACCCGGCAACTCGAAACCGCCGAGCCGACCGCCGCCGAGACTTTCCCCGCGACGGTGCGGTACTGGTTGCTCGACGAGGATCGCCGGACGGCCGCCGCGCTGGCCGCCGCGGGTGCGACGGCCGAACCGACGAAGCGAATCTCGGGGCTCTACCGCGACGCAATCGCCACCGCCGCCGCGAGGACCGCCCAATCGAGCAGCGGAATCGGATCGATCGCGTCGTCCGCCCCGGTGGGAGGGTCGACGCTCGAGCTCCCCGCCAAGGCCGACACGCAACTCCTCGCGCCGGAGATCCTCGAACTCAAATTCGCGTACTTCGACGGCACGAACCTGCTGGAGCAATGGGACCCGACCGTGACGCCCGGCTTGCCCGTGGGGATCGAGGCAACGCTCCGGGTGCTGGAGACCTCGTACGAGGCTGCAGTCGAAGCGCAGCAGAACGCGCAGCTCGAGCGCAAACTCGTTGAGGAACGCCACGTGGTCGTGTATCGGCGATTCATCCGCATGCCGTCCGCGGCGCCCGCGCCCCCTGACCAAATGCTGCTGCGGCCCAGTCAGGGCGGAGGCCAGGGAGGCGGCCAAGGTCGCGGCGGCGGCCCCGGCGGCGGACAAAATGGAGGCGACCAGCAGGAGGGAGAGGGACAAGTTCCCGCCGCTTAA
- a CDS encoding general secretion pathway protein GspK, with protein sequence MPAPIANPIPKSRGSILLLVLVAVVALTLGTGAYLALMQGEHRAVRRHGRQALCTSLAKSGIAYAQVLLAKTDESLAAVGGPFQNTTNLCGALVIDAAEPMDRGRFSVIAPTMVDGIYSGWTYGFEDESSKLHLNSLVTAGETDEEGPRNRLLALPGMTVEIADAILDWLDADSNVRVSGAEDEYYQGLNPPYLPANGPIGHLDELLQIRGVTPELLYGIDQNRNFAIDPGETPRGMLAELDNSTGEITRGWAAYLTVDGVESFPQASGGKRINLNGPNLQTLYSELGQVLTDEQAKFLILMRQYGAQQNLAGGQGQPPDGGPGGQRGGGQQPGAGQPSIVQSGGEQPGGGRQGRGGDPRQGANMVSAAAVQLDFQRQPAANIGSLLDVVGATVQIAAEGSPPQTVTSPWQEGAGYAELMKLYDAATAAPVARVGGRINVNRAPRAVLRSIPGIDAATIEQIVMRRDGVYDPIAGPRRHAVWLLVESVVDLATMRALEPYVTGDGSVFSAQVLGYFDAGNDLARFHVVVDRSAATPQVVRIEDLAPLGRGFRPTAVGAQESSP encoded by the coding sequence ATGCCGGCGCCCATTGCCAACCCGATTCCAAAATCCCGCGGCAGCATTTTGCTGCTGGTGTTGGTGGCGGTCGTGGCGTTGACCTTGGGGACGGGGGCCTATCTCGCGCTCATGCAAGGCGAGCATCGCGCCGTACGGCGGCACGGCCGACAGGCCCTTTGCACGTCTCTGGCCAAGTCGGGGATCGCTTACGCCCAGGTCCTGCTGGCCAAGACTGACGAATCGCTCGCCGCTGTGGGGGGGCCCTTCCAGAATACGACCAATCTCTGCGGCGCCCTGGTGATCGACGCCGCCGAGCCGATGGATCGCGGCCGGTTCTCGGTGATCGCCCCGACGATGGTCGACGGCATCTACTCCGGTTGGACGTACGGGTTCGAGGACGAGTCGTCGAAGCTCCATCTCAATTCGCTGGTGACCGCCGGGGAGACCGACGAGGAGGGCCCGCGCAACCGGCTCCTCGCCCTGCCGGGGATGACCGTCGAGATCGCCGACGCGATTCTCGACTGGCTCGACGCCGACTCGAACGTCCGTGTCAGCGGCGCCGAGGACGAATATTACCAGGGGCTCAATCCTCCCTATCTGCCGGCGAACGGGCCGATCGGCCACCTTGACGAATTGCTGCAGATCCGTGGCGTGACGCCCGAGTTGCTCTACGGAATCGACCAGAACCGCAACTTCGCGATCGACCCCGGCGAGACGCCGCGGGGCATGCTCGCGGAACTCGACAATTCGACGGGCGAGATCACGCGGGGCTGGGCGGCGTACCTGACGGTCGACGGCGTCGAATCCTTCCCGCAAGCCTCGGGGGGCAAACGCATTAACCTCAACGGTCCGAACCTGCAGACGCTGTATAGCGAACTCGGCCAGGTCCTCACCGACGAGCAAGCGAAGTTCCTCATCCTCATGCGGCAGTACGGCGCTCAGCAGAACCTCGCGGGGGGGCAAGGACAACCTCCCGACGGCGGACCCGGCGGTCAACGGGGAGGCGGACAGCAACCTGGCGCGGGACAGCCCTCGATCGTTCAGTCGGGCGGGGAGCAACCCGGAGGCGGACGACAGGGCCGCGGGGGCGATCCCCGGCAGGGCGCCAACATGGTCAGCGCCGCCGCGGTGCAACTGGACTTCCAACGTCAGCCGGCGGCGAACATCGGCTCGCTGCTCGACGTCGTCGGCGCCACCGTGCAAATCGCCGCCGAAGGTTCGCCGCCGCAAACCGTGACGTCGCCTTGGCAGGAGGGCGCCGGATACGCGGAATTGATGAAGCTGTACGACGCGGCGACCGCGGCCCCTGTGGCGCGCGTCGGGGGGCGGATCAACGTCAACCGGGCGCCCCGGGCCGTGCTTCGCTCGATTCCCGGGATCGACGCCGCGACGATCGAGCAAATTGTGATGCGTCGCGATGGCGTCTACGATCCGATCGCCGGACCGCGTCGGCACGCGGTCTGGCTGTTGGTCGAATCGGTCGTCGATCTGGCGACGATGCGCGCGCTGGAGCCGTACGTCACCGGCGATGGGAGCGTCTTCAGCGCGCAAGTGTTGGGCTACTTCGACGCGGGCAACGATCTGGCCCGTTTCCACGTGGTCGTCGACCGTTCGGCGGCGACCCCGCAGGTGGTCCGGATCGAAGACCTCGCCCCCCTGGGTCGCGGATTCCGCCCGACCGCCGTCGGAGCCCAGGAGTCGAGTCCGTAG
- a CDS encoding MBL fold metallo-hydrolase, giving the protein MKHPRLDVRTVVSPLFEENAFIIAAPGSQECVVVDPGLDPEGILAEVKELGRRPAAILNTHGHADHIAGNGPLKAQWPGCPLVIGGGDASKLTDPVENLSAGYGIPVTSPPADQLVDDGDVLELAGVRWTVRDTPGHSRGHVAFLALDESPIVVLGGDVLFAGSIGRSDFPDSDPAALFASIRQVLFKLPDDSIVLSGHGPPTTIGREKRTNPFVGERRA; this is encoded by the coding sequence ATGAAGCACCCGCGCCTCGATGTTCGGACCGTTGTCTCTCCCCTGTTCGAGGAGAATGCATTCATCATCGCGGCGCCGGGCAGCCAGGAGTGCGTGGTCGTCGATCCGGGGCTCGATCCCGAGGGGATTCTCGCCGAAGTTAAGGAGTTGGGGCGACGGCCGGCAGCGATCCTGAACACCCACGGCCACGCCGACCACATCGCCGGCAACGGGCCGCTGAAAGCCCAGTGGCCCGGCTGCCCGCTGGTGATCGGCGGCGGCGATGCTAGCAAGCTGACCGACCCGGTCGAGAATCTTTCGGCCGGGTACGGCATTCCGGTCACCAGCCCCCCGGCCGACCAGTTGGTCGACGACGGGGACGTGCTCGAACTGGCCGGCGTCCGCTGGACGGTGCGCGACACGCCGGGCCACAGCCGGGGGCACGTGGCGTTTCTCGCGCTGGACGAGTCGCCGATCGTCGTGCTGGGGGGCGACGTGCTGTTCGCCGGCAGCATCGGCCGGAGCGATTTTCCCGACAGCGACCCAGCGGCGCTGTTCGCGTCGATCCGGCAGGTGCTGTTCAAACTGCCCGACGACTCGATCGTGCTTTCCGGGCACGGCCCGCCGACGACGATCGGCCGCGAAAAGCGCACCAACCCCTTCGTAGGCGAGCGGCGAGCTTAG
- a CDS encoding DUF1571 domain-containing protein, whose amino-acid sequence MSKTNCLAARSALFASVALTAAVSLGQQDRWVEPIVRVAHEEPADQRQPAQVASRVVPGGAPTAAFDLTQRPGEHPLAPALRIAQASLADIDRNIRDYSAIVYKQERIDGELMDQEVAFVKVRHQPFSVYMFFLAPNKGRECLYSEGPAGTNGKLLARDCGFRRKLGVFELDPTGRLAMKGQKYPITKLGVKALTDELVTVASNDVKFGECEVKHLQTELGPKTGPKRPVTMLEVTHPIERIGTFRFHKARVYIDDELRIPIRYEAYLWPRGNEAPPLEETYTYMNLKVNNGFTDADFDRKNPEYFKD is encoded by the coding sequence ATGTCGAAAACGAATTGCCTCGCCGCCCGCTCGGCGCTGTTTGCCAGCGTGGCGCTGACCGCCGCCGTCAGCCTCGGCCAGCAAGATCGCTGGGTCGAGCCGATCGTCCGGGTCGCCCACGAAGAGCCCGCCGACCAGCGGCAACCGGCCCAAGTGGCGTCGCGGGTCGTGCCGGGAGGCGCCCCGACCGCGGCGTTCGATCTGACCCAACGCCCGGGCGAGCACCCGCTGGCTCCCGCGCTGCGGATCGCCCAAGCTTCGCTGGCCGACATCGATCGCAACATCCGCGATTACTCGGCGATCGTCTACAAGCAGGAGCGGATCGACGGCGAACTGATGGACCAAGAGGTCGCCTTCGTCAAAGTTCGCCACCAGCCGTTCAGCGTCTACATGTTCTTTCTCGCCCCGAACAAGGGCCGCGAGTGTCTGTACTCCGAAGGCCCCGCCGGCACGAACGGCAAACTGCTGGCCCGCGATTGCGGCTTTCGCCGCAAGCTGGGCGTGTTCGAACTCGATCCGACCGGCCGCTTGGCGATGAAGGGGCAGAAGTACCCGATCACCAAGCTGGGCGTGAAGGCCCTGACTGACGAACTGGTCACCGTCGCCAGCAACGACGTGAAGTTCGGCGAGTGCGAAGTGAAGCACCTCCAAACCGAACTCGGCCCTAAGACCGGCCCCAAGCGACCGGTGACGATGCTCGAGGTCACCCACCCGATCGAGCGGATCGGCACGTTCCGCTTCCACAAAGCCCGGGTCTACATCGACGACGAACTTCGGATCCCGATCCGGTACGAAGCCTATCTCTGGCCCCGCGGCAACGAAGCCCCGCCGCTGGAGGAGACCTACACCTACATGAATCTGAAGGTCAACAACGGCTTCACCGACGCCGACTTCGACCGGAAGAATCCCGAGTACTTCAAAGACTGA